Proteins encoded within one genomic window of Pseudomonas cannabina:
- a CDS encoding deaminase domain-containing protein: MTSSTLQSNVDTAATHSARFTHQRSDLGIFCQALVGLTADGEYRDKALLASLTQQLANPEAQASIALELAAIPRNQWPDGDLQVDPSAAMAGAARAEYLRKMAIHVVNPDGARWLNTAIEDATDVPGMRALSLAISLGAEHSRLSFESLIALAALLLMPVLHSSRELDEALPDANSLDAHVPRLDSWSTVRNVEYLLQHSGMALLCEPASQGSVLRLSPHATWHALCQTAQFESVFKPLLSYMDWFGGRSGEHTSPLVTQALAGRVIADHVAATVRMDGEPLEKALRRRWVCELSHVQIHDKVRKLVRAHYPHALSSTLDIMCHLFLREAMPELLVEGVPDHLQYGRSLQSVAFIHGVALVEALSPGLSQITPYDTLIKVSADLAKSSDVDIHALWAKTLIIPALRYATAHGAIQWAANDDVHHASAAQISQALAYLDAQQSLHAQELNSLLGIKPADRKGLAQQMLKAAGVDHWLWEQSIHIDHWPILQAHGFTVASSYSIDRLLAAGRPQASVVELVMMGEVYMQGQPTVPEAYVTAFDAFQRALVSAEASIIRRQLSEMQTIDQKTLLESTCELSRVRFDGQEGTQGLFIRCQAGDHRSDFEGHSVSERFFELIPAAGVAGEARQAFTYEVEGVTWSGVISIIEALRRKEAHQRRIEKARVTPLWPMDSDAYLLGAVSRSSAALHQPQQGTLIPSATLVYSADADQQSGLDILANKAAEHLLGDFLERNKAEHLHETQWEQVWAKEREYADIAARLIIPFYGCIKDLASGDRSGGVIVGCVMDVAFVLLPLGQFVSSTARIVLRAGEMSVESVARLTGKAVGKLIAGLAKSSAVFALRDMGRLGLKMGVRGWAALLEDVPALSSVFSSQAVLDATFGLDKGMYRLAEDVQLPITAEPASKIVMVDGRADVVVRDLGTLEQPDFRLSDPRSGAAFGKKLTQVAQGERMEFSVFSAQERISPEHYPPIAPVTEVEYGTACEVRIVERCNVRAIEREGGVFDILVDDQIYHIDANAPDAALRKLAVEKLSLRSTLLQETERLCRVRRNLIEIPCTQGVKLATPAPEPIIDGSTSPKRTGKYPSNAMDAREFGLDRLSLGADAEASSIDVFVNEGKFCKWADSVEPLASTSAAVKRVVPLSEAERALLALPETPVYLPELRGALARAGLLGLPENFPMDDALWIYAHIPVINIGPIASDIADARALRGIRLEIDGDNWIFIEPDTGLFYKAPISVDEAPDLRFSRVTEAEEINEYIRVSEQYRLVREFPGAEQDQENIARLLFDLLDDSARADWHVSWGEPVTHYDDYVQWCTANQKPNDLLTFAANIMSGEEIQKKFVTLARNSIPDFKKITLRSLPDQQHTVEVLNQLLPTQGSPVKWEKLTLESIVTPKAPKLIMKQVRGANLSFLQAYTESGDRIVYYALSGGNKAKDLKLQLDVAESTERVIDGVIYRDARARMAGRQPDPRFTSLPVIRDVDHLVVRSFGRYLDSERLIATVFKEDMASTKLTHIKVFTVLDTCRSCGGFVLPRLKLDFPDAQFSVTYLKPYQVD; the protein is encoded by the coding sequence ATGACTTCATCCACCCTTCAATCAAACGTCGATACCGCTGCTACCCATTCAGCACGCTTTACACACCAGCGCTCGGACCTGGGTATCTTCTGCCAGGCTCTCGTCGGACTGACGGCAGATGGCGAATACCGCGACAAAGCTCTTCTGGCTTCGCTCACTCAGCAGTTGGCCAATCCTGAAGCGCAAGCTTCAATTGCGCTCGAACTGGCAGCGATCCCCCGGAATCAATGGCCAGACGGCGACTTGCAAGTCGATCCGTCGGCGGCGATGGCCGGTGCGGCCCGAGCCGAATACCTGCGCAAGATGGCCATCCATGTTGTTAATCCGGATGGCGCACGCTGGCTGAATACGGCTATCGAGGACGCAACCGACGTACCGGGCATGCGCGCGCTTTCTCTGGCAATCAGCCTTGGTGCCGAGCATTCGCGATTATCGTTCGAGTCGCTGATAGCGCTCGCGGCCCTGCTGTTGATGCCGGTGCTGCATTCGAGCAGAGAGCTGGACGAGGCGCTGCCTGACGCTAACAGTCTTGATGCACATGTTCCACGTCTGGACAGCTGGAGCACCGTTCGCAATGTGGAGTATCTGCTGCAACATTCAGGTATGGCGCTGCTGTGCGAGCCTGCGTCGCAAGGCAGCGTTCTGCGCTTGAGCCCGCACGCTACCTGGCATGCGCTGTGCCAGACCGCGCAGTTCGAATCTGTCTTCAAGCCGCTGCTGAGTTACATGGATTGGTTCGGTGGGCGTTCGGGCGAACACACGTCGCCGCTGGTTACCCAGGCACTTGCTGGCCGGGTGATCGCCGATCACGTTGCAGCAACAGTGCGCATGGACGGCGAGCCACTTGAAAAGGCTCTGCGTCGCCGCTGGGTCTGTGAACTCAGCCATGTCCAGATTCATGACAAGGTGCGCAAGCTGGTTCGCGCTCACTACCCTCACGCCCTGTCGAGCACCCTCGACATAATGTGTCACCTGTTTTTGCGTGAAGCGATGCCTGAGCTTCTGGTCGAGGGCGTGCCCGACCACCTTCAATATGGCCGTTCTTTGCAGAGCGTCGCCTTCATTCATGGCGTTGCGCTGGTTGAAGCGTTGTCGCCGGGCCTGTCACAGATCACGCCATACGACACGCTGATCAAGGTCAGCGCGGATCTGGCTAAATCCAGCGATGTCGATATTCATGCGCTGTGGGCGAAAACGCTGATTATCCCGGCCCTGCGTTACGCCACTGCACACGGTGCGATTCAATGGGCGGCCAACGATGACGTCCATCACGCCAGCGCCGCGCAGATCAGTCAGGCGCTTGCTTATCTGGATGCTCAGCAGAGCCTTCATGCTCAGGAACTGAACAGTTTGCTGGGAATAAAGCCAGCGGACCGAAAAGGCCTGGCGCAGCAGATGCTGAAAGCGGCAGGTGTTGATCATTGGCTTTGGGAGCAGAGCATTCATATCGATCACTGGCCGATATTGCAGGCGCATGGGTTCACGGTCGCGTCGTCTTACTCCATTGACCGCCTGCTGGCTGCCGGGCGACCGCAGGCGTCAGTGGTCGAGCTGGTGATGATGGGGGAGGTGTACATGCAGGGACAGCCCACGGTCCCGGAAGCCTACGTCACTGCATTCGATGCATTTCAGCGCGCACTGGTCAGCGCCGAGGCCAGCATCATCCGGCGCCAATTGTCCGAAATGCAGACGATAGACCAGAAGACCCTGCTTGAGTCCACCTGTGAGCTGAGCAGGGTCCGGTTCGATGGTCAGGAAGGGACGCAGGGGCTTTTTATCCGGTGCCAGGCGGGCGATCACCGCAGCGATTTTGAGGGCCACTCGGTGAGCGAACGTTTTTTTGAGTTGATCCCGGCAGCGGGCGTTGCCGGAGAGGCTCGCCAGGCATTCACGTATGAGGTGGAGGGCGTTACGTGGTCGGGGGTTATTTCGATCATTGAAGCACTTCGCCGCAAGGAGGCTCACCAGCGACGTATCGAAAAAGCCAGAGTTACCCCGCTATGGCCAATGGACAGCGATGCTTACCTGCTTGGGGCCGTATCACGTTCCTCGGCAGCCTTGCACCAGCCGCAGCAAGGAACGCTGATTCCTTCTGCAACGCTGGTCTACTCTGCTGATGCCGATCAGCAAAGCGGCCTGGACATCCTTGCTAATAAGGCGGCGGAGCATTTGCTCGGCGATTTTCTCGAGCGCAATAAAGCTGAACACCTGCACGAGACTCAATGGGAGCAGGTCTGGGCGAAGGAACGTGAATACGCCGATATCGCTGCACGTCTGATCATTCCGTTTTACGGCTGTATCAAGGACCTTGCATCCGGTGATCGGTCGGGCGGTGTGATAGTTGGCTGTGTAATGGATGTTGCCTTTGTGTTGCTTCCTTTGGGGCAGTTCGTCAGTTCAACCGCGCGTATCGTTCTGCGAGCGGGCGAAATGAGCGTCGAGTCAGTTGCCAGACTCACCGGCAAGGCGGTCGGCAAGTTGATCGCCGGGCTGGCGAAGTCCAGTGCTGTATTCGCCTTGCGCGATATGGGCAGGCTGGGACTGAAAATGGGTGTCCGAGGCTGGGCCGCATTGTTGGAAGACGTGCCGGCGCTGAGCAGCGTGTTTTCATCGCAGGCTGTGCTTGACGCCACTTTCGGCCTGGACAAGGGAATGTATCGGCTCGCCGAAGACGTGCAGTTGCCGATAACTGCCGAGCCTGCGAGCAAGATTGTAATGGTCGATGGCAGAGCCGACGTGGTGGTGCGCGACCTAGGCACGCTGGAGCAACCGGATTTCAGGCTGTCTGATCCACGGTCAGGCGCGGCATTCGGTAAAAAGCTGACGCAGGTAGCACAGGGCGAACGAATGGAGTTCTCGGTTTTTTCAGCGCAGGAGCGCATAAGCCCTGAACACTACCCGCCCATCGCGCCGGTAACGGAGGTCGAGTACGGCACTGCCTGCGAGGTACGCATTGTGGAACGCTGCAATGTCCGGGCTATCGAGCGGGAAGGGGGCGTATTCGATATTCTGGTCGATGATCAGATCTACCACATCGACGCCAACGCGCCTGACGCAGCATTGCGCAAGCTCGCTGTTGAAAAGTTATCTCTGCGCTCAACGCTACTGCAGGAAACAGAGAGACTCTGCCGGGTTCGGCGCAACCTGATAGAAATCCCCTGCACCCAAGGTGTAAAGCTGGCCACACCCGCGCCGGAGCCGATAATCGACGGTTCGACGTCCCCGAAACGTACTGGCAAATACCCGAGCAATGCCATGGATGCCCGTGAGTTCGGGCTGGACAGGCTGTCTCTGGGGGCTGACGCTGAGGCGAGCAGCATCGATGTGTTCGTCAACGAAGGCAAGTTCTGTAAATGGGCCGATTCCGTTGAACCGCTAGCCTCCACATCGGCTGCCGTGAAACGGGTCGTGCCGCTTTCCGAGGCCGAACGGGCACTGCTTGCGTTGCCTGAAACGCCGGTTTATCTGCCCGAGCTTCGCGGCGCACTGGCAAGGGCAGGGCTACTTGGCCTGCCGGAAAACTTCCCGATGGACGATGCGCTGTGGATATACGCGCATATACCGGTCATCAATATCGGCCCCATTGCTTCAGACATCGCTGATGCTCGAGCCCTTCGCGGTATCCGGCTGGAAATAGACGGGGATAACTGGATTTTCATCGAGCCAGACACCGGGCTGTTCTACAAGGCACCCATTTCTGTAGATGAGGCGCCTGACCTGAGGTTTTCTCGCGTTACCGAGGCGGAAGAAATCAATGAATACATTCGGGTATCCGAGCAGTATCGGTTGGTTCGCGAGTTTCCAGGGGCCGAGCAGGACCAGGAAAATATCGCCCGTCTGCTGTTTGATTTACTGGATGATTCCGCGCGGGCTGATTGGCACGTGTCCTGGGGGGAGCCCGTCACTCATTACGACGACTACGTGCAGTGGTGCACTGCCAATCAAAAACCCAATGACCTTCTGACGTTTGCCGCCAATATCATGTCCGGCGAAGAGATTCAGAAAAAGTTCGTGACGCTGGCCAGAAACAGTATTCCAGACTTCAAGAAGATTACTCTGAGAAGCTTGCCGGATCAGCAGCACACCGTGGAAGTGCTCAATCAACTGCTGCCGACGCAGGGGTCTCCCGTCAAATGGGAGAAATTGACCCTGGAAAGCATCGTGACGCCTAAGGCACCCAAACTCATAATGAAACAAGTCCGCGGGGCAAACCTTTCATTCTTGCAGGCCTATACCGAGTCCGGTGACCGGATTGTGTACTACGCACTGTCTGGTGGTAACAAAGCCAAGGATCTGAAGCTGCAACTCGATGTCGCCGAAAGCACCGAGCGAGTCATCGATGGCGTGATTTACCGGGATGCACGGGCTCGTATGGCTGGGCGTCAGCCGGATCCGCGGTTTACCAGCTTGCCGGTCATCAGAGACGTCGATCATTTGGTCGTCAGATCATTCGGGCGTTATCTTGATTCGGAACGGTTGATTGCAACTGTCTTCAAAGAAGACATGGCGTCCACCAAACTGACGCACATCAAGGTGTTCACTGTATTGGACACTTGCCGCTCCTGTGGCGGATTCGTCTTGCCTCGTTTGAAACTCGACTTTCCCGACGCGCAATTTTCCGTGACTTATCTGAAGCCTTATCAAGTTGACTGA
- a CDS encoding peptidoglycan DD-metalloendopeptidase family protein, which produces MLERLLILFALTLTVQSAGAVTIYKFTDADGVVSFSDRPTPGASVMVFRDRMVERIEQQVHLSVRRDRGVHSLYVRNDLYAPVEVEVRLSSVTNVLGVTGSSTALRRTIPARSNQRVVVLSPKVASKPMNYASMLTSTLGDPKGSVQAYKYPLPWIGGPFRLTQGPNGKYSHFGIKGRYAMDIAMPEGTPIIAARGGTVVKVENSQSGRGSNASGNFVRILHQDGTMGVYLHLMQGSVSVREGQRVSVGTALARSGNTGNSTGPHLHFVVQRNNGSELVSIPYEFASPVQSLPNFAVGGN; this is translated from the coding sequence ATGCTTGAACGCCTGCTCATCCTGTTCGCCCTGACGTTGACTGTTCAGTCAGCCGGGGCGGTCACGATCTATAAATTCACCGATGCCGACGGCGTGGTGTCGTTTTCGGATCGGCCAACGCCCGGCGCGTCGGTGATGGTGTTCAGGGACCGGATGGTCGAGCGCATCGAGCAGCAGGTGCACTTGAGTGTCCGGCGCGACAGGGGCGTGCACAGCCTTTATGTACGTAACGATCTGTATGCGCCGGTCGAGGTCGAGGTCAGGCTTTCCAGTGTGACCAACGTGCTGGGCGTGACGGGCTCGTCCACAGCGCTGCGTCGCACGATCCCGGCGCGCAGTAATCAGCGGGTGGTGGTGCTGAGCCCAAAGGTTGCGAGCAAGCCGATGAATTATGCGTCGATGCTGACATCCACGCTGGGCGATCCGAAAGGCTCGGTGCAGGCGTATAAATACCCGTTGCCGTGGATCGGAGGCCCGTTTCGTCTGACCCAGGGGCCGAATGGCAAATACAGCCATTTCGGTATCAAGGGACGTTACGCAATGGACATCGCCATGCCCGAGGGCACACCGATCATTGCGGCGCGGGGCGGCACGGTGGTGAAGGTCGAAAACAGCCAGTCGGGCCGTGGCTCGAATGCGTCAGGCAACTTTGTGCGGATTCTGCATCAAGACGGCACGATGGGTGTTTATCTGCACCTGATGCAGGGTTCGGTGAGCGTCAGGGAAGGTCAGCGCGTCAGCGTCGGTACTGCGCTGGCGCGCTCGGGCAACACCGGCAACAGCACCGGCCCGCACTTACACTTTGTTGTGCAGCGCAACAATGGCAGTGAACTGGTCTCCATCCCCTACGAATTTGCCAGCCCGGTGCAGAGCCTGCCCAACTTCGCGGTGGGCGGGAACTAG
- a CDS encoding hemolysin family protein has product MDPSPSFNLSSLFADFGMILFALFLVLLNGFFVAAEFAMVKLRSTKVEAIAEKNGWRGHILRKVHGQLDAYLSACQLGITLASLGLGWVGEPAFAHLLEPLLAALGVDTPELIKGVSFFTAFFIISYLHIVIGELAPKSWAIRKPELLSLWTAAPLYFFYWLMYPAIYLLNASANAILRIAGQGEPGPHHEHSYSRDELKLILHSSRGQDPSDQGMRVLASAVEMGELEVVDWANSREDMVSLDFNAPLKEILALFRRHKFSRYPLYDAERGEFVGLLHIKDLLLELAALDHIPESFNLAELTRPLERVSRHMPLSQLLEQFRKGGAHFAVVEEADGKIVGYLTMEDVLEVLVGDIQDEHRKVERGILAYQPGKLLVRGDTPLFKIERLLGIDLDHIEAETLAGLIYETLKRVPEEEEQMEVEGLRIIIKKMKGPKIVLAKVLKLD; this is encoded by the coding sequence ATGGACCCTTCCCCAAGTTTCAACCTGTCTTCACTCTTCGCCGATTTCGGCATGATTCTTTTTGCGCTGTTCCTGGTCCTGCTCAACGGATTCTTCGTTGCGGCAGAGTTCGCCATGGTCAAACTGCGCTCGACCAAGGTCGAGGCCATTGCCGAAAAGAACGGCTGGCGCGGGCATATCCTGCGCAAGGTGCATGGACAGCTGGATGCTTATCTGTCGGCCTGTCAGCTGGGTATCACGCTCGCCTCGCTTGGTCTGGGCTGGGTCGGTGAACCTGCGTTTGCGCACCTGCTGGAGCCATTGCTGGCAGCGCTGGGCGTGGACACACCGGAACTGATCAAAGGCGTGTCGTTCTTTACCGCCTTCTTCATCATTTCCTACCTGCACATTGTCATCGGCGAACTGGCCCCCAAATCCTGGGCGATCCGCAAGCCGGAACTGCTCTCGCTGTGGACCGCCGCGCCGTTGTACTTCTTCTACTGGCTGATGTACCCGGCCATCTACCTGCTCAACGCCAGCGCCAATGCCATCCTGCGCATCGCCGGTCAGGGTGAACCCGGCCCGCATCACGAACACAGCTACAGCCGCGATGAGCTGAAACTGATTCTGCACTCCAGCCGTGGCCAGGACCCGAGCGATCAGGGCATGCGCGTGCTGGCGTCTGCAGTCGAAATGGGCGAGCTGGAAGTGGTCGACTGGGCCAACTCCCGTGAAGACATGGTATCGCTGGACTTCAACGCGCCGCTCAAGGAAATCCTCGCCCTGTTCCGCCGTCACAAGTTCAGCCGTTATCCGCTGTATGACGCCGAACGTGGCGAGTTCGTCGGGCTGTTGCACATCAAGGACCTGTTGCTCGAACTGGCCGCGCTGGACCACATTCCGGAGTCGTTCAACCTGGCTGAGCTGACCCGTCCGCTGGAACGCGTATCGCGGCACATGCCGCTGTCGCAGTTGCTGGAACAATTCCGCAAAGGCGGCGCGCACTTTGCTGTGGTCGAAGAAGCTGACGGCAAGATCGTCGGCTATCTGACAATGGAAGACGTGCTCGAAGTGCTGGTCGGCGATATCCAGGACGAACACCGCAAGGTGGAGCGCGGCATTCTGGCGTATCAGCCGGGCAAGCTGCTGGTGCGTGGCGACACACCGCTGTTCAAGATCGAACGCCTGTTGGGCATAGATCTGGACCACATCGAGGCCGAAACGCTGGCGGGCCTGATCTACGAAACCCTCAAGCGCGTGCCGGAAGAAGAAGAGCAGATGGAAGTCGAAGGCCTGCGCATCATCATCAAAAAGATGAAAGGCCCGAAAATCGTTTTGGCCAAGGTGCTGAAGCTGGATTGA
- the phoR gene encoding phosphate regulon sensor histidine kinase PhoR, protein MLLLITGCLLVRLISGHYGWSLAAGLGLYLAWTLKQLLRLHDWLSSHKADEPPPDGYGLWGEVFDSIYHLQRRDQRVRGRLQAVIDRVQESTAALRDAVIMLDSEGNLEWWNRAAETLLGLKTPQDSGQPVTNLVRHPRFKEYFAQGDYSEPLEIPSPTNDRLRIQLLFTRYGNNEHLMLVRDVTRIHQLEQMRKDFVANVSHELRTPLTVIFGYLETLLDNVEDVNPRWVRALQQMHQQGGRMQTLLNDLLLLAKLEATDYPSDNNPVEVTTLLKTITVDANALSGSKNQQIHINLESDMRLKGSESELRSAFSNLIFNAVKYTPAEGVIRIRWWADERGAHLSVQDTGIGIEIKHLPRLTERFYRVDTSRASNTGGTGLGLAIVKHVLLRHHGSLEINSVPGKGSVFTCHFASNQLSKPESQDSDY, encoded by the coding sequence ATGTTGCTACTGATCACTGGCTGCCTGCTGGTCCGCCTGATCAGTGGGCATTATGGCTGGAGCCTGGCAGCCGGGCTGGGCCTGTATCTGGCCTGGACCCTCAAGCAACTGTTGCGTCTGCATGACTGGCTGAGCAGCCACAAGGCCGACGAACCGCCGCCTGATGGCTACGGCCTGTGGGGCGAGGTGTTCGACAGCATCTATCACCTGCAACGCCGTGACCAACGTGTTCGCGGCCGTCTGCAAGCCGTCATCGACCGGGTTCAGGAGTCCACGGCGGCCCTGCGCGACGCTGTCATCATGCTCGACAGCGAAGGCAATCTGGAATGGTGGAACCGCGCTGCCGAAACCTTGCTGGGCCTCAAGACCCCGCAGGACAGCGGCCAGCCCGTCACCAACCTGGTGCGGCATCCCCGCTTCAAGGAATATTTCGCCCAAGGCGATTACAGCGAGCCGCTGGAAATCCCCTCGCCCACCAACGACCGCCTGCGCATTCAGTTGCTGTTTACCCGCTACGGCAATAACGAGCACCTGATGCTGGTGCGCGACGTCACGCGAATCCATCAACTGGAACAAATGCGCAAAGACTTCGTCGCCAACGTCTCCCACGAGCTGCGCACGCCACTGACCGTCATCTTCGGTTATCTGGAAACACTCCTCGACAATGTGGAGGACGTGAACCCGCGCTGGGTGCGGGCGCTGCAACAGATGCATCAGCAAGGCGGGCGCATGCAAACGCTGCTCAACGACCTGCTGCTGCTCGCCAAGCTGGAAGCGACAGACTACCCGTCGGACAACAATCCGGTCGAGGTCACGACCCTGCTCAAGACCATCACCGTCGACGCCAACGCGTTGTCGGGCAGCAAAAATCAACAGATCCATATCAACCTCGAGAGCGATATGCGCCTCAAGGGCAGCGAAAGCGAGCTGCGCAGTGCGTTTTCCAATCTGATTTTCAATGCGGTCAAATACACGCCGGCCGAGGGTGTGATCCGTATTCGCTGGTGGGCCGACGAGCGCGGCGCGCATCTGAGCGTGCAGGACACCGGGATCGGCATCGAAATCAAGCACCTGCCGCGCCTGACAGAGCGCTTCTACCGCGTCGACACCAGCCGCGCGTCGAATACCGGCGGCACAGGGCTGGGGCTGGCAATCGTCAAACACGTGTTGCTGCGCCACCACGGCAGCCTGGAGATCAACAGCGTTCCGGGCAAAGGCAGCGTATTTACTTGCCACTTTGCCAGCAACCAATTGTCGAAACCCGAGAGCCAGGATTCAGACTACTAG
- the phoB gene encoding phosphate regulon transcriptional regulator PhoB has protein sequence MVGRSILIVDDEAPIREMIAVALEMAGYDCIEAENSQQAHAIIVDRKPDLILLDWMLPGTSGIELARRLKRDELTGDIPIIMLTAKGEEDNKIQGLEVGADDYITKPFSPRELVARLKAVLRRAGPTDGEAPIEVGGLLLDPISHRVTIDGKPAEMGPTEYRLLQFFMTHQERAYTRGQLLDQVWGGNVYVEERTVDVHIRRLRKALGDAYENLVQTVRGTGYRFSTKS, from the coding sequence ATGGTTGGCAGGAGCATTCTGATCGTTGACGACGAAGCGCCTATTCGCGAAATGATCGCCGTTGCGTTGGAAATGGCCGGCTACGACTGTATTGAAGCCGAAAACTCTCAGCAGGCTCATGCGATCATCGTTGACCGCAAGCCGGATCTGATTCTGCTCGACTGGATGCTGCCTGGCACCTCCGGCATCGAGCTGGCCCGCCGCCTCAAGCGCGACGAGCTGACCGGCGACATCCCGATCATCATGCTGACGGCCAAGGGTGAAGAGGACAACAAGATTCAGGGCCTGGAAGTGGGCGCTGACGATTACATCACCAAGCCCTTCTCGCCCCGTGAACTGGTCGCCCGCCTCAAGGCCGTACTGCGCCGTGCCGGGCCGACAGATGGCGAAGCGCCTATCGAAGTCGGCGGCCTGCTGCTCGATCCGATCAGCCACCGTGTGACCATCGACGGCAAACCGGCTGAAATGGGCCCCACTGAATACCGCTTGCTGCAATTCTTCATGACCCACCAGGAGCGCGCCTATACGCGTGGTCAGTTGCTTGATCAGGTCTGGGGCGGCAACGTCTATGTCGAAGAACGCACCGTCGACGTTCACATCCGTCGCCTGCGCAAGGCCTTGGGTGACGCTTATGAGAATCTGGTACAAACCGTTCGCGGTACCGGCTATCGCTTTTCCACAAAGAGCTGA
- the ubiA gene encoding 4-hydroxybenzoate octaprenyltransferase: MYLSLLKSLNRLSPRAWDFIQLTRIDKPIGIYLLQWPTLWAVWIAGKGAPSLKTVFIFVVGVFLMRAAGCVINDFADRKVDGHVKRTEQRPLVSGKVSSREALILFAVLVGLSFVLVLFTNPTTIWLSFGGLALAASYPFMKRYTYYPQVVLGAAFSWGMPMAFTAETGELPAAAWLLYIANLLWTVGYDTYYAMVDRDDDLKIGVKSTAVLFGDADRVIIIILQGLALGCLLLAGARFELGMCFYLGLLAAAGCFAWEFWSTRQRDRDACFKAFLHNHWAGLAIFLGIVADYALR, from the coding sequence ATGTACCTGTCACTGCTCAAATCACTCAATCGCCTGAGCCCGCGCGCCTGGGATTTCATTCAGCTGACACGCATCGACAAACCCATCGGTATTTACCTGCTGCAGTGGCCAACGTTGTGGGCAGTATGGATTGCCGGCAAGGGCGCGCCGTCGCTGAAAACCGTGTTCATTTTTGTGGTCGGCGTGTTTCTGATGCGCGCGGCTGGCTGCGTGATCAACGACTTTGCCGACCGCAAGGTGGACGGCCACGTCAAACGTACCGAGCAACGCCCATTGGTCAGCGGCAAAGTCAGCTCGCGTGAAGCGCTGATCCTGTTTGCGGTGCTGGTGGGCCTGAGCTTTGTGCTGGTGCTGTTCACCAACCCGACCACCATCTGGCTGTCGTTCGGCGGCCTGGCGCTGGCCGCTTCTTACCCGTTCATGAAGCGCTACACCTATTACCCGCAGGTGGTGCTGGGCGCGGCGTTCTCGTGGGGCATGCCGATGGCGTTCACTGCCGAAACCGGCGAGCTGCCTGCTGCGGCCTGGCTGTTGTACATCGCCAACCTGCTCTGGACGGTGGGCTACGACACGTATTACGCGATGGTGGATCGCGACGATGACTTGAAGATCGGCGTGAAATCCACCGCCGTACTGTTCGGTGATGCCGACCGGGTGATCATCATCATCTTGCAGGGTCTGGCACTGGGCTGTCTGCTGCTGGCCGGCGCACGTTTCGAGCTGGGTATGTGCTTCTATCTGGGGTTGCTGGCCGCCGCAGGCTGCTTCGCCTGGGAGTTCTGGAGCACACGCCAGAGAGACCGTGACGCCTGCTTCAAGGCCTTTTTGCACAATCACTGGGCCGGACTGGCGATATTCCTCGGCATCGTGGCCGATTACGCGCTGCGCTGA
- a CDS encoding chorismate--pyruvate lyase family protein produces MTQHSPAFITPVWLQREQLSAAPEPVILDWLFNQDSLTRRLDRLSDGGFSVLPLFEGWRPLRHDECAALGLPSDSEGWVREVYLRGNDSNWVFARSVAARSALQDGGLNMDRLGTRSLGELLFSDPAFDRGPLEVCHYPQSWLPDADAASGLWARRSRFSRGPLSVLVAEVFLPALCNVLHNKDHA; encoded by the coding sequence GTGACCCAGCATTCCCCCGCATTCATTACTCCGGTCTGGCTTCAACGCGAGCAATTGAGCGCCGCGCCCGAGCCGGTGATTCTCGACTGGTTATTCAATCAGGATTCGCTTACCCGCAGGCTGGACCGTTTGTCTGACGGCGGCTTCAGCGTCTTGCCGCTGTTTGAAGGCTGGCGACCGTTACGCCATGACGAGTGTGCAGCGCTGGGCCTTCCATCTGACAGTGAAGGCTGGGTGCGTGAGGTGTATTTGCGCGGCAACGACAGCAACTGGGTTTTCGCGCGCAGTGTCGCGGCCCGCAGCGCCTTGCAGGATGGCGGCTTGAATATGGACCGGTTGGGCACTCGCTCGCTGGGCGAACTGTTGTTCAGCGACCCGGCATTCGACCGGGGCCCCCTCGAAGTGTGCCATTACCCGCAAAGCTGGCTGCCTGATGCCGATGCCGCTTCCGGGTTGTGGGCACGCCGCTCGCGTTTCAGTCGTGGTCCGCTGAGCGTGCTGGTCGCCGAAGTCTTTCTACCCGCGCTGTGTAACGTGCTTCACAACAAGGACCACGCCTGA
- a CDS encoding rubredoxin, translating into MKKWQCIVCGLIYNEADGWPDDGIAAGTLWQDVPEDWLCPDCGVGKMDFEMIEIA; encoded by the coding sequence ATGAAAAAGTGGCAATGCATTGTCTGTGGCCTGATCTACAACGAAGCCGACGGCTGGCCGGATGACGGGATCGCCGCCGGCACGCTCTGGCAGGATGTGCCTGAAGACTGGCTGTGCCCGGATTGCGGCGTCGGCAAGATGGACTTCGAAATGATCGAAATCGCCTGA